A window of Passer domesticus isolate bPasDom1 chromosome 18, bPasDom1.hap1, whole genome shotgun sequence contains these coding sequences:
- the AGPAT2 gene encoding 1-acyl-sn-glycerol-3-phosphate acyltransferase beta isoform X4 produces the protein MDEVIQIIKAVVRSFKYFFGVRFEVKGLENFKVEGPAVIVSNHQSVLDMMGLMEVLPDNCVQVGKKELMYMGSVGLIMYLGGVIFINRKSTSSAKMVMSEVAKTMVAENVKVWVYPEGTRNCTGDLLPFKKGAFHLAVQAQVPVIPVVYSSFTTFYNPKTKLFTSGKIKVEVLPPVETKGLTSDDVTDLSDRCFSTMRETLFKLSGHPGIKLVLPKGSMTREAPGALSPALTPGLELQGLVTASTGSVGRQQPCLGQQGEGSESSLEGTVWPLLR, from the exons ATGGATGAGGTGATCCA aaTCATCAAAGCTGTTGTCAGGAGCTTCAAGTATTTCTTCGGCGTGAGGTTTGAggtgaaggggctggagaacTTCAAGGTGGAGGGCCCTGCTGTCATTGTGTCCAACCATCAGAGCGTCCTCGACATGATGG GGCTGATGGAGGTCCTGCCCGACAACTGTGtccaggtgggcaagaaggaGCTGATGTACATGGGCAGCGTGGGGCTCATCATGTACCTTGGTGGAGTCATCTTCATCAACAGGAAGagcaccagcagtgccaagATGGTGATGTCAGAGGTGGCCAAGACTATGGTGGCTGAGAAT GTGAAGGTGTGGGTATATCCAGAGGGCACAAGGAACTGCACTGGGGATTTGCTGCCATTCAAGAAAGGAGCATTTCACCTCGCTGTCCAGGCACAG GTCCCAGTGATCCCTGTGGTGTATTCCTCCTTCACCACCTTCTATAACCCAAAGACAAAACTGTTTACATCAG GCAAAATCAAGGTTGAGGTTCTGCCTCCAGTGGAGACCAAAGGGCTGACGTCAGACGATGTCACCGACCTCTCTGACAGATGCTTCAGCACCATGAGGGAGACCCTCTTCAAGCTCTCAGGCCATCCAG GCATCAAACTTGTGCTACCAAAGGGCTCAATGACCAGAGAG GCACCAGGGGCCCTGTCCCCTGCTCTGACACCTGgcttggagctgcagggacttgTGACAGCAAGCACAGGGAGCgtggggaggcagcagccctgcctgggccag cagggagagggctcaGAGTCCAGTTTGGAAGGAACTGTGTGGCCTCTGCTGAggtga
- the EGFL7 gene encoding epidermal growth factor-like protein 7, translating to MWSLSCLLWGLLLILSTTSTEGFAQAGRRVCSSRLSAHAESHVQPVYQPYLTTCQGHRLCSTYRTIYRVAYRQRYRQLPQPMASCCPGWSRANGHTLGCNRAVCWEPCQNGGSCAFPGRCSCPPGWTGPACQTDVDECASQSHGCSQLCINTAGSFHCACRDGFSLAADAKGCQPLLPAPGTDTSSHTGPSSEMKEEMKDLRSRVEALEQKLQLVLAPFHNLMPPEDVGADPISRLSHSLQQLDRIESLSEQISFLEERLETCSCKNEL from the exons ATGTGGAGCCTCAGCTGCCTCCTCTGGGgactcctcctcatcctcagcaCCACCAGCACGGAGGGCTTTGCCCAGGCAGG GCGCAGGGTGTGCTCGAGCCGCCTGAGCGCGCACGCCGAGTCCCACGTGCAGCCCGTGTACCAGCCCTACCTCACCACCTGCCAGGGCCACCGCCTCTGCAGCACCTACAG GACCATCTACAGGGTTGCCTACAGGCAGAGGTACaggcagctgccccagcccatgGCCTCGTGCTGTCCTGGATGGAGCAGAGCAAACGGCCACACGCTGGGCTGTAACAgag ctgtgtgctgggagcCGTGCCAGAACGGAGGGAGCTGCGCCTTCCCCGGGAGATGCTCCTGCCCCCCCGGCTGGACAGGGCCAGCCTGCCAGACAG ACGTGGATGAATGTGCCAGCCAGAGCCACgggtgcagccagctctgcatcAACACTGCTGGGAGCTTCCACTGCGCCTGCCGGGACGGCTTCAGCCTGGCTGCCGATGCCAagggctgccagcccctgctgccagcgcCTGGGACAGACACCTCCAGCCACACAG GTCCCTCCAGTGAAATGAAGGAAGAAATGAAGGACCTGAGGAGCAGAGTGGAAGCGCTGGAGCAG AAGCTCCAGCTGGTGCTGGCCCCCTTCCACAACCTGATGCCTCCAGAGGATGTGGGTGCAGACCCCATCAGCCGCCTGTCCCactccctccagcagctggacaggATCGAGTCCCTGAGCGAGCAGATCTCTTTCCtggaggagaggctggagaCCT GTTCCTGCAAGAATGAGCTCTAG
- the AGPAT2 gene encoding 1-acyl-sn-glycerol-3-phosphate acyltransferase beta isoform X5: protein MPRIIKAVVRSFKYFFGVRFEVKGLENFKVEGPAVIVSNHQSVLDMMGLMEVLPDNCVQVGKKELMYMGSVGLIMYLGGVIFINRKSTSSAKMVMSEVAKTMVAENVKVWVYPEGTRNCTGDLLPFKKGAFHLAVQAQVPVIPVVYSSFTTFYNPKTKLFTSGKIKVEVLPPVETKGLTSDDVTDLSDRCFSTMRETLFKLSGHPGIKLVLPKGSMTREAPGALSPALTPGLELQGLVTASTGSVGRQQPCLGQQGEGSESSLEGTVWPLLR, encoded by the exons ATGCCAAG aaTCATCAAAGCTGTTGTCAGGAGCTTCAAGTATTTCTTCGGCGTGAGGTTTGAggtgaaggggctggagaacTTCAAGGTGGAGGGCCCTGCTGTCATTGTGTCCAACCATCAGAGCGTCCTCGACATGATGG GGCTGATGGAGGTCCTGCCCGACAACTGTGtccaggtgggcaagaaggaGCTGATGTACATGGGCAGCGTGGGGCTCATCATGTACCTTGGTGGAGTCATCTTCATCAACAGGAAGagcaccagcagtgccaagATGGTGATGTCAGAGGTGGCCAAGACTATGGTGGCTGAGAAT GTGAAGGTGTGGGTATATCCAGAGGGCACAAGGAACTGCACTGGGGATTTGCTGCCATTCAAGAAAGGAGCATTTCACCTCGCTGTCCAGGCACAG GTCCCAGTGATCCCTGTGGTGTATTCCTCCTTCACCACCTTCTATAACCCAAAGACAAAACTGTTTACATCAG GCAAAATCAAGGTTGAGGTTCTGCCTCCAGTGGAGACCAAAGGGCTGACGTCAGACGATGTCACCGACCTCTCTGACAGATGCTTCAGCACCATGAGGGAGACCCTCTTCAAGCTCTCAGGCCATCCAG GCATCAAACTTGTGCTACCAAAGGGCTCAATGACCAGAGAG GCACCAGGGGCCCTGTCCCCTGCTCTGACACCTGgcttggagctgcagggacttgTGACAGCAAGCACAGGGAGCgtggggaggcagcagccctgcctgggccag cagggagagggctcaGAGTCCAGTTTGGAAGGAACTGTGTGGCCTCTGCTGAggtga
- the AGPAT2 gene encoding 1-acyl-sn-glycerol-3-phosphate acyltransferase beta isoform X1, which translates to MEMGWLLWGTAVLLLLHVLMQLSPTVNFALRIGFYCLLCLVASAVAAVACLLVNGGRTVRNMRIIKAVVRSFKYFFGVRFEVKGLENFKVEGPAVIVSNHQSVLDMMGLMEVLPDNCVQVGKKELMYMGSVGLIMYLGGVIFINRKSTSSAKMVMSEVAKTMVAENVKVWVYPEGTRNCTGDLLPFKKGAFHLAVQAQVPVIPVVYSSFTTFYNPKTKLFTSGKIKVEVLPPVETKGLTSDDVTDLSDRCFSTMRETLFKLSGHPGIKLVLPKGSMTREAPGALSPALTPGLELQGLVTASTGSVGRQQPCLGQQGEGSESSLEGTVWPLLR; encoded by the exons ATGGAGATGGGGTGGCTGCTGTGGGGCacagccgtgctgctgctgctccacgTCCTCATGCAGCTCAGCCCCACCGTCAACTTCGCGCTGCGCATCGGCTTCTactgcctgctgtgcctggTGGCCTCGGCGGTGGCGGCCGTAGCCTGCCTGCTGGTCAACGGCGGCCGCACCGTCAGGAACATGAG aaTCATCAAAGCTGTTGTCAGGAGCTTCAAGTATTTCTTCGGCGTGAGGTTTGAggtgaaggggctggagaacTTCAAGGTGGAGGGCCCTGCTGTCATTGTGTCCAACCATCAGAGCGTCCTCGACATGATGG GGCTGATGGAGGTCCTGCCCGACAACTGTGtccaggtgggcaagaaggaGCTGATGTACATGGGCAGCGTGGGGCTCATCATGTACCTTGGTGGAGTCATCTTCATCAACAGGAAGagcaccagcagtgccaagATGGTGATGTCAGAGGTGGCCAAGACTATGGTGGCTGAGAAT GTGAAGGTGTGGGTATATCCAGAGGGCACAAGGAACTGCACTGGGGATTTGCTGCCATTCAAGAAAGGAGCATTTCACCTCGCTGTCCAGGCACAG GTCCCAGTGATCCCTGTGGTGTATTCCTCCTTCACCACCTTCTATAACCCAAAGACAAAACTGTTTACATCAG GCAAAATCAAGGTTGAGGTTCTGCCTCCAGTGGAGACCAAAGGGCTGACGTCAGACGATGTCACCGACCTCTCTGACAGATGCTTCAGCACCATGAGGGAGACCCTCTTCAAGCTCTCAGGCCATCCAG GCATCAAACTTGTGCTACCAAAGGGCTCAATGACCAGAGAG GCACCAGGGGCCCTGTCCCCTGCTCTGACACCTGgcttggagctgcagggacttgTGACAGCAAGCACAGGGAGCgtggggaggcagcagccctgcctgggccag cagggagagggctcaGAGTCCAGTTTGGAAGGAACTGTGTGGCCTCTGCTGAggtga
- the AGPAT2 gene encoding 1-acyl-sn-glycerol-3-phosphate acyltransferase beta isoform X3, giving the protein MEMGWLLWGTAVLLLLHVLMQLSPTVNFALRIGFYCLLCLVASAVAAVACLLVNGGRTVRNMRIIKAVVRSFKYFFGVRFEVKGLENFKVEGPAVIVSNHQSVLDMMGLMEVLPDNCVQVGKKELMYMGSVGLIMYLGGVIFINRKSTSSAKMVMSEVAKTMVAENVKVWVYPEGTRNCTGDLLPFKKGAFHLAVQAQVPVIPVVYSSFTTFYNPKTKLFTSGKIKVEVLPPVETKGLTSDDVTDLSDRCFSTMRETLFKLSGHPGIKLVLPKGSMTREQGEGSESSLEGTVWPLLR; this is encoded by the exons ATGGAGATGGGGTGGCTGCTGTGGGGCacagccgtgctgctgctgctccacgTCCTCATGCAGCTCAGCCCCACCGTCAACTTCGCGCTGCGCATCGGCTTCTactgcctgctgtgcctggTGGCCTCGGCGGTGGCGGCCGTAGCCTGCCTGCTGGTCAACGGCGGCCGCACCGTCAGGAACATGAG aaTCATCAAAGCTGTTGTCAGGAGCTTCAAGTATTTCTTCGGCGTGAGGTTTGAggtgaaggggctggagaacTTCAAGGTGGAGGGCCCTGCTGTCATTGTGTCCAACCATCAGAGCGTCCTCGACATGATGG GGCTGATGGAGGTCCTGCCCGACAACTGTGtccaggtgggcaagaaggaGCTGATGTACATGGGCAGCGTGGGGCTCATCATGTACCTTGGTGGAGTCATCTTCATCAACAGGAAGagcaccagcagtgccaagATGGTGATGTCAGAGGTGGCCAAGACTATGGTGGCTGAGAAT GTGAAGGTGTGGGTATATCCAGAGGGCACAAGGAACTGCACTGGGGATTTGCTGCCATTCAAGAAAGGAGCATTTCACCTCGCTGTCCAGGCACAG GTCCCAGTGATCCCTGTGGTGTATTCCTCCTTCACCACCTTCTATAACCCAAAGACAAAACTGTTTACATCAG GCAAAATCAAGGTTGAGGTTCTGCCTCCAGTGGAGACCAAAGGGCTGACGTCAGACGATGTCACCGACCTCTCTGACAGATGCTTCAGCACCATGAGGGAGACCCTCTTCAAGCTCTCAGGCCATCCAG GCATCAAACTTGTGCTACCAAAGGGCTCAATGACCAGAGAG cagggagagggctcaGAGTCCAGTTTGGAAGGAACTGTGTGGCCTCTGCTGAggtga
- the AGPAT2 gene encoding 1-acyl-sn-glycerol-3-phosphate acyltransferase beta isoform X2, giving the protein MEMGWLLWGTAVLLLLHVLMQLSPTVNFALRIGFYCLLCLVASAVAAVACLLVNGGRTVRNMRIIKAVVRSFKYFFGVRFEVKGLENFKVEGPAVIVSNHQSVLDMMGLMEVLPDNCVQVGKKELMYMGSVGLIMYLGGVIFINRKSTSSAKMVMSEVAKTMVAENVKVWVYPEGTRNCTGDLLPFKKGAFHLAVQAQVPVIPVVYSSFTTFYNPKTKLFTSGKIKVEVLPPVETKGLTSDDVTDLSDRCFSTMRETLFKLSGHPGIKLVLPKGSMTREAQLLRRPCDVPGGNHQAAVCISTTLMLKQG; this is encoded by the exons ATGGAGATGGGGTGGCTGCTGTGGGGCacagccgtgctgctgctgctccacgTCCTCATGCAGCTCAGCCCCACCGTCAACTTCGCGCTGCGCATCGGCTTCTactgcctgctgtgcctggTGGCCTCGGCGGTGGCGGCCGTAGCCTGCCTGCTGGTCAACGGCGGCCGCACCGTCAGGAACATGAG aaTCATCAAAGCTGTTGTCAGGAGCTTCAAGTATTTCTTCGGCGTGAGGTTTGAggtgaaggggctggagaacTTCAAGGTGGAGGGCCCTGCTGTCATTGTGTCCAACCATCAGAGCGTCCTCGACATGATGG GGCTGATGGAGGTCCTGCCCGACAACTGTGtccaggtgggcaagaaggaGCTGATGTACATGGGCAGCGTGGGGCTCATCATGTACCTTGGTGGAGTCATCTTCATCAACAGGAAGagcaccagcagtgccaagATGGTGATGTCAGAGGTGGCCAAGACTATGGTGGCTGAGAAT GTGAAGGTGTGGGTATATCCAGAGGGCACAAGGAACTGCACTGGGGATTTGCTGCCATTCAAGAAAGGAGCATTTCACCTCGCTGTCCAGGCACAG GTCCCAGTGATCCCTGTGGTGTATTCCTCCTTCACCACCTTCTATAACCCAAAGACAAAACTGTTTACATCAG GCAAAATCAAGGTTGAGGTTCTGCCTCCAGTGGAGACCAAAGGGCTGACGTCAGACGATGTCACCGACCTCTCTGACAGATGCTTCAGCACCATGAGGGAGACCCTCTTCAAGCTCTCAGGCCATCCAG GCATCAAACTTGTGCTACCAAAGGGCTCAATGACCAGAGAG GCTCAGCTCTTGAGGAGGCCCTGTGATGTCCCAGGTGGAAACCACCAGGCAGCAGTTTGTATCAGCACAACCTTGATGCTCAAACAGGGCTGA